Proteins from a genomic interval of Thunnus thynnus chromosome 5, fThuThy2.1, whole genome shotgun sequence:
- the parietopsin gene encoding parietopsin, with the protein MDSNSTPWSSGSHPPSFHAELETVVPTIFPQVGYCILSFLMFINTVLSVFNNGLVITVMLRNPSLLQPMNVFILSLAVSDLMIGLCGSLVVTITNYQGSFFIGHAACVFQGFAVNYFGLVSLCTLTLLAYERYHVVCKPKAGLKLSMRRSINGLLVVWVFCLFWAVAPLLGWSSYGPEGVQTSCSLAWEERSWSNYSYLILYTLLCFIIPVVVIIYCYYKVLKSLNKLNRSVELQGGRSSQKENEHAISMVLAMIIAFFVCWLPYTILSMVIVMDPELYIPPLVATMPMYFAKTSPVYNPIIYFLSNKQFRDAALEVLSCGRYIPHGPTSVSINMRSLNRWSRLTSLSRNINTQSKVLPL; encoded by the exons atggacagcaacaGCACGCCGTGGAGCTCCGGCTCGCATCCTCCATCCTTCCACGCCGAGTTGGAGACTGTGGTGCCCACCATCTTCCCGCAAGTGGGCTACTGCATACTTTCTTTCCTCATGTTCATCAACAcagttttatcagtttttaaCAACGGTCTGGTAATAACCGTGATGCTGAGGAATCCGTCTCTGCTCCAGCCCATGAATGTGTTCATCCTCAGCCTCGCCGTATCTGACCTCATGATAGGCCTGTGCGGCTCTCTGGTCGTCACCATCACCAACTACCAAGGCTCTTTCTTTATTGGTCACGCAGCCTGCGTGTTTCAAGGATTTGCAGTCAATTATTTTG GTCTGGTGTCTCTCTGCACCCTGACTCTGCTTGCCTATGAGCGGTACCACGTTGTGTGTAAGCCTAAAGCTGGTTTAAAGCTGAGCATGCGGAGAAGCATCAACGGGCTACTAGTTGTCTGGGTCTTCTGCTTGTTTTGGGCTGTGGCACCCTTACTCGGCTGGAGTTCTTACGGACCCGAGGGAGTCCAGACCTCCTGCTCTCTGGCCTGGGAGGAGAGGTCGTGGAGCAACTACAGCTATCTCATCCTCTACACACTCCTCTGCTTCATTATCCCTGTTGTAGTCATCATCTACTGCTACTATAAAGTGCTGAAATCCTTGAATAAG CTGAACAGGAGTGTGGAGCTTCAGGGTGGGCGTTCCAGCCAGAAAGAGAATGAGCACGCCATTAGTATGGTACTCGCTATGATCatagctttttttgtttgctggCTGCCCTACACGATCTTGTCGATGGTGATAGTTATGGATCCAGAGCTCTACATCCCTCCACTGGTTGCCACCATGCCCATGTACTTTGCCAAGACTAGCCCTGTCTATAACCCCATCATCTACTTCCTTTCCAACAAGCAG TTTCGTGACGCTGCTCTGGAGGTGCTGTCATGCGGCCGCTACATTCCCCACGGGCCTACCAGTGTCAGCATcaacatgcgctccttgaacaGGTGGAGCCGGCTGACTTCCCTAAGCAGGAACATCAACACTCAAAGTAAGGTGTTGCCTCTGTGA
- the LOC137183774 gene encoding D(2) dopamine receptor A-like, translating to MRGEPTPAWDYGNNTVWEKYIDISFIVANCLILLITSLVGIAANIFVILAVYHQKSLQTWNNALVVNLAVIDILRCVIDCPILLFIVLVGYQRGHVDELICDTQVASFSFSCCIQLITLACISAERYQAIAQPFKTAQRRRRIMVLIPLTWILAILVAGFCLIFVRDSPVHVKCKGSQGETSSSYDTFGLYMLFPLWAACFGVISGFYARIFTLVRSHNRKIFDKGTFPLSKKEKTEDKQKKEESVAVENGQGKSEQTQTLNSVAQVELVTQAEPNSSKKDSTTALLTSKKVTQSVSIDSENKKGLNNTVEITELGTEHHHPAVQTDKKPFKAEQSNPCTMKVEAKLSKRDGASSVMSSTAKPQKVSGNFDTEKQSKERVKSDKAPSEMKETSPHVPSSAQLDNPESTSVLLIEPKQVKNSNGGVTLAVVTVGQVSSLPPVSNTLPEVESTKQNVETEGAVCMMPSKAGKERANKKKESKMAKRAGYIIMTFLLFWLPLITTILINFIVHKNKNTQITVIQDVEILSVSVACITSLSDPIIYAAVNPQFRTEFYRLKNRVKSIFNKK from the exons ATGAGAGGCGAGCCTACACCTGCATGGGACTATGGGAACAACACCGTTTGGGAGAAATACATTGACATCTCTTTCATTGTGGCAAACTGCTTGATTCTGTTGATCACTTCTCTTGTAGGTATTGCAgcaaatatttttgtcatacTGGCAGTCTACCACCAAAAATCACTGCAAACGTGGAATAATGCGCTAGTGGTGAATCTTGCAGTTATTGACATTCTTCGATGTGTAATTGACTGCCCCATTCTCCTTTTCATTGTTCTGGTTGGGTATCAAAGAGGACATGTGGACGAGTTGATCTGTGATACACAAGTggcttctttctctttcagctgCTGCATTCAATTGATTACACTGGCTTGTATAAGTGCGGAGAGATACCAGGCCATTGCACAGCCTTTCAAAACTGCTCAAAGGAGAAGACGGATTATGGTATTGATTCCTCTCACATGGATCTTAGCTATTCTGGTGGCTGGTTTTTGTCTGATATTTGTGAGAGACTCACCCGTGCATGTTAAATGCAAAGGATCACAAGGAGAAACATCATCCTCCTATGATACCTTTGGACTTTACATGTTGTTCCCACTATGGGCAGCTTGCTTTGGTGTGATCAGTGGATTCTATGCTCGCATATTTACCCTTGTAAGGTCACACAATCGAAAAATATTTGACAAAGGTACTTTTCCCCTCtctaaaaaagagaaaacagaggataaacagaagaaagaagaatCCGTGGCTGTGGAAAATGGACAAGGAAAGTCAGAGCAAACCCAGACTTTGAACAGTGTTGCTCAGGTGGAGCTGGTGACACAAGCTGAACCAAATTCATCCAAGAAAGATTCAACAACTGCTCTACTGACCTCAAAAAAAGTGACACAAAGTGTCTCCATCGATTCAGAGAATAAGAAAGGATTAAACAATACAGTGGAGATAACTGAGTTGGGAACAGAACATCATCATCCTGCAGTGCAGACTGACAAGAAACCTTTTAAAGCAGAGCAGTCTAACCCGTGTACTATGAAAGTTGAAGCAAAACTATCAAAAAGGGATGGTGCCTCTAGTGTTATGAGCTCAACCGCAAAGCCCCAGAAGGTGTCAGGCAATTTCGACACAGAAAAGCAGTccaaagagagagtgaaaagtGACAAAGCAccctctgaaatgaaagaaacaagTCCCCATGTTCCCTCCTCTGCACAGTTAGACAATCCTGAATCCACTTCTGTTTTGCTGATTGAACCGAAACAGGTTAAGAACAGCAACGGAGGAGTAACATTGGCTGTTGTAACAGTAGGTCAAGTGTCTTCATTGCCTCCAGTGTCAAATACCCTCCCTGAAGTAGAatctacaaaacaaaatgtggaaACGGAAGGTGCCGTTTGCATGATGCCTTCAAAAGCCGGTAAAGAAAGAGcgaacaaaaagaaggaaagcaAGATGGCCAAACGTGCTGGTTACATAATTATGACCTTCCTCTTATTCTGGCTACCTTTGATCACAACTATCCTGATAAATTTCATAGTTCACAAAAACAAGAATACACAG ATTACAGTCATTCAGGACGTGGAGATCCTGTCGGTGTCTGTTGCCTGCATCACATCACTGAGTGACCCAATAATATACGCCGCAGTCAACCCTCAGTTTCGGACAGAGTTTTACAGGCTCAAGAACAGGGTTAAATCCATATTCAATAAGAAATGA